A window from Cerasicoccus sp. TK19100 encodes these proteins:
- a CDS encoding alpha/beta fold hydrolase — translation MAAKHPIRRWFLIAFLMLLAASTLVRWQLPAEGELLPEQQRITLPEYNDTQPTGRDIQIAYRDLPANDSDAPTVVIIHGSPMGSRAMDQLISELRGKYRLIVPDLPGFGGSTINVADHSVEAHAYNVRDLLTMLDIEQAHVVGYSQGGGVILHLADLAPQQVASLTMLSAIGVQELELLGDYTLNHALYSAQWLGLWSLQNFFPHFGTMDHGLLNVAYARNFTDTDQRPLRGLLENYDGPMLILHGEKDAMVPFAAATEHARLVPQASLQTLPDEGHMIPFTHEAWTANRIGEFVGQVERGEATLRNQLSPEQLAAAKENAPPPAPARGGALVFYFVVLILGSFISEDLSCIAAGILASQGVIDFWSATIASLLGIFLGDVGLYALGRWLGHPSLHRAPMKWFLKEQDLEAAEEWFKRRGPALILLTRFIPGSRLPTYFAAGVLRAPFGQFTFYLMLAAVIWTPILVGASMFLGQQFLDFFGRFEKWAPLLFLAFIFGMLCITKLITPLMTWEGRRLMLGKWRRTTQWEFWPFWAVYPPVIAYVLFKGVKHRRLALFTAVNPAMPMGGFVEESKADILRGLAGAGDVIGRWILLAPAPLESRLAQFEAFLSDQQLTYPIALKPDIGQRGEGVKIIKDHAQAGDYLTRCKLPVIAQEFLPGREFGVFYYRLPNEQTGVTWGITDKRFTSVTGDGKHSLRHLILADDRAVCMAPHFLKKHIKHLNDVPAEGEQYTVADLGTHCRGSLFLDGSHLITPALSTAIDEVSQHYEGFYFGRYDVRAENEEALQRGEFRVIELNGVSSEATWIYDPQHSVFFGWQTLIAQWRIAFQIAEQNRQNGTSPDKALDVIRLILRQREREVFEA, via the coding sequence ATGGCCGCCAAACACCCAATTCGGCGCTGGTTCTTGATCGCGTTTTTAATGCTGTTGGCGGCGTCGACGCTGGTGCGTTGGCAACTCCCGGCCGAGGGCGAACTCCTGCCCGAGCAGCAGCGCATAACGCTGCCCGAATACAACGATACACAACCCACAGGCCGCGACATCCAAATCGCCTACCGCGACTTGCCAGCCAACGATTCCGATGCGCCGACAGTGGTCATCATCCACGGTAGCCCAATGGGCTCGCGGGCAATGGACCAGTTGATCAGCGAATTGCGAGGAAAGTATCGCCTTATCGTGCCCGACTTGCCCGGCTTCGGCGGATCGACGATCAACGTAGCCGACCACTCCGTTGAAGCCCACGCCTACAATGTGCGCGACCTGCTGACGATGCTCGACATCGAGCAGGCCCACGTCGTCGGCTACAGTCAGGGCGGCGGCGTGATTCTCCACCTGGCCGACCTCGCGCCCCAGCAGGTTGCCTCGCTCACCATGCTGTCCGCCATCGGTGTGCAGGAGCTGGAGTTGCTGGGCGACTACACGCTAAACCACGCGCTCTACTCCGCGCAGTGGCTCGGGCTCTGGTCGCTACAAAACTTTTTCCCGCACTTTGGCACCATGGATCATGGGCTGCTGAATGTTGCCTACGCGCGCAATTTCACCGACACCGACCAGCGCCCCCTCCGCGGCTTGCTCGAAAATTACGACGGCCCGATGCTGATTCTTCACGGCGAAAAGGACGCCATGGTCCCCTTTGCCGCGGCCACCGAACACGCCCGATTGGTGCCCCAAGCCTCGCTGCAAACCTTACCCGACGAGGGCCACATGATCCCCTTCACGCACGAGGCGTGGACAGCAAACCGCATTGGCGAATTCGTCGGCCAGGTCGAACGCGGCGAGGCAACCCTGCGCAACCAACTCAGCCCCGAGCAACTCGCCGCCGCCAAGGAAAACGCTCCGCCGCCCGCCCCCGCCCGTGGCGGCGCGCTCGTGTTTTACTTCGTCGTGCTGATCCTGGGTTCGTTTATTTCGGAAGACCTCTCTTGCATCGCTGCTGGTATCCTTGCCTCGCAGGGCGTGATCGATTTCTGGTCGGCCACCATTGCGAGCTTGCTCGGCATCTTCCTCGGAGACGTCGGGCTCTACGCGCTGGGCCGCTGGCTCGGGCACCCGTCTCTCCATCGCGCGCCGATGAAGTGGTTCCTCAAAGAGCAGGACCTCGAAGCCGCCGAAGAGTGGTTCAAGCGGCGCGGCCCGGCGTTGATTTTGCTCACGCGATTCATTCCCGGCTCGCGGCTGCCCACCTATTTTGCTGCGGGCGTGCTGCGCGCGCCCTTTGGTCAATTTACGTTTTACCTGATGCTCGCGGCCGTCATCTGGACTCCGATTCTTGTCGGCGCGTCGATGTTCCTCGGCCAACAGTTCCTCGACTTCTTTGGCCGTTTTGAAAAGTGGGCACCCCTGCTCTTCCTCGCGTTTATTTTCGGGATGCTTTGCATCACAAAGTTAATTACGCCCCTGATGACCTGGGAGGGCCGCCGCCTGATGCTCGGCAAATGGCGGCGCACGACACAGTGGGAGTTCTGGCCGTTCTGGGCCGTGTACCCACCGGTCATTGCTTACGTGCTTTTCAAGGGCGTGAAGCATCGTCGCCTGGCGCTCTTCACCGCCGTCAACCCAGCGATGCCGATGGGTGGCTTTGTCGAAGAATCCAAGGCCGACATCCTGCGCGGCCTCGCTGGCGCGGGCGATGTGATTGGCCGGTGGATCCTGCTCGCGCCAGCACCGCTCGAATCGCGGCTCGCTCAGTTCGAAGCATTTCTCAGCGACCAACAACTCACCTACCCCATCGCGCTCAAGCCCGACATCGGCCAGCGCGGCGAGGGCGTCAAGATCATCAAAGACCACGCCCAGGCCGGTGATTATTTAACGCGCTGTAAGCTGCCCGTCATTGCGCAAGAGTTCCTCCCCGGCCGGGAGTTCGGCGTGTTTTATTACCGCCTGCCCAACGAACAAACCGGCGTCACCTGGGGCATCACCGACAAACGATTCACGAGCGTAACCGGCGATGGCAAGCACTCACTGCGCCACCTGATTCTTGCCGACGACAGGGCCGTCTGCATGGCACCACACTTTCTGAAGAAGCACATCAAGCACCTGAACGATGTCCCTGCCGAAGGCGAGCAATACACCGTCGCCGACCTCGGTACTCATTGCCGCGGCTCGCTGTTTCTCGATGGCTCCCACTTGATCACGCCCGCGCTCAGCACCGCGATCGACGAAGTAAGCCAGCACTACGAGGGCTTCTACTTTGGCCGCTACGACGTCCGCGCGGAAAACGAGGAAGCGCTGCAACGCGGCGAGTTTCGCGTTATCGAGCTTAACGGCGTTTCCTCCGAAGCCACCTGGATCTACGACCCGCAGCACTCCGTATTCTTCGGTTGGCAAACGCTCATCGCGCAGTGGCGCATTGCATTCCAAATCGCTGAGCAAAATCGCCAAAACGGCACGTCCCCCGACAAAGCCCTCGATGTCATCCGCCTGATTCTGCGCCAGCGAGAGCGTGAAGTTTTCGAAGCATGA
- a CDS encoding right-handed parallel beta-helix repeat-containing protein, with the protein MNSASSYRAGSRLMFGLLALLGSCFIAGCGDRQNGSAADQSGASETPSQSATIESAKAPVATQILYVSNDGDDAATGAKDAPLATIQAAIDRVKAGGEIRVQPGVYRERLVISEGGTVEQPIRIVGEAGAVIDGSVPVDVKWEEAADIGPGVWLTRMPFDPRCVTVDGQFFTLLNQQRVTAKSGAKPEWQWTTIFREGINAKGRGATWDGINGLGFYLTDGDRFYVRLKDQANPAEATFTFSPNEPAVKVSGASYVEISGFEIRNTPLGVGVVNASHVVVDGCRIGPTRDGVRFGHGSRDCTVRYCEIFQNPYSNYLPKENSWETWTAHKRGGWYDMRGVMIDQTLGGHEIHDNHIHDQWDGISSTGWDHWRSTAEERMGWTQYNQNLNIHHNLIEDMNDDSLEPNSAEINGQWHDNLVLRSRCALRVKVIDVGPLYLYRNLFADNREDIRFYGELELNPAEVYIYHNTSTARTAIMSNKVRGIGTPNYHVYNNLFYAGRWWGNTGESVDPNWTGDYNVFVRQPDSSSWDASKALAEKLSMDVHSRWVEDDQLPFVSLEPLDLALTEQSPARGAGIDLKSVFGRDLPGFEADIANPALRPDAGALPYGQPMPTIPRPRAGE; encoded by the coding sequence ATGAACTCCGCCTCCTCGTATCGAGCGGGCTCACGCCTGATGTTCGGGCTGCTTGCGCTGCTCGGTAGTTGCTTTATCGCTGGTTGCGGCGATCGGCAAAATGGCAGCGCCGCAGACCAATCGGGCGCGAGTGAAACACCGTCCCAGTCCGCGACCATTGAGTCCGCAAAGGCACCCGTTGCCACGCAGATCCTTTACGTGTCAAACGACGGCGACGATGCGGCGACCGGTGCCAAGGATGCGCCATTGGCCACGATCCAGGCAGCCATCGATCGCGTGAAGGCCGGTGGAGAGATTCGCGTGCAGCCGGGCGTTTACCGCGAGCGGTTGGTCATCAGCGAAGGCGGAACTGTCGAGCAGCCGATCCGGATCGTGGGCGAAGCCGGTGCCGTGATTGATGGCAGCGTTCCAGTCGACGTGAAGTGGGAGGAAGCCGCTGATATTGGCCCGGGAGTCTGGCTAACGCGCATGCCTTTTGACCCGCGTTGCGTTACGGTGGATGGCCAGTTTTTTACTCTGCTCAATCAACAGCGCGTCACCGCCAAGAGCGGTGCCAAACCTGAGTGGCAGTGGACCACGATTTTCCGGGAAGGCATCAACGCGAAGGGACGCGGCGCGACCTGGGATGGTATCAATGGCCTGGGCTTTTACCTGACCGATGGGGACCGCTTTTACGTGCGATTGAAGGACCAGGCGAACCCGGCAGAGGCGACGTTTACCTTCTCGCCCAACGAGCCAGCGGTTAAGGTGAGTGGCGCGTCCTATGTGGAGATCAGTGGTTTCGAGATTCGCAATACGCCGCTGGGCGTGGGGGTGGTCAACGCCAGCCACGTGGTCGTGGACGGATGCCGCATCGGGCCAACTCGCGATGGCGTGCGCTTCGGGCATGGGAGCCGCGACTGCACCGTGCGCTACTGTGAGATTTTTCAAAACCCCTACAGCAACTACCTGCCCAAAGAAAATTCCTGGGAGACCTGGACCGCGCACAAGCGGGGTGGCTGGTATGACATGCGGGGCGTCATGATCGACCAGACTCTCGGCGGGCACGAGATTCACGATAACCACATTCACGATCAATGGGATGGCATCAGCAGCACCGGTTGGGACCACTGGCGCTCAACGGCCGAGGAGCGCATGGGCTGGACGCAGTACAACCAAAACCTGAACATCCACCACAACCTGATCGAGGACATGAACGACGATTCGCTGGAGCCCAACAGCGCGGAGATCAACGGCCAGTGGCATGACAACCTCGTCTTGCGTTCGCGCTGCGCCTTGCGCGTTAAGGTGATCGATGTCGGCCCGCTTTATCTGTATCGTAATCTCTTTGCCGACAATCGCGAGGACATCCGTTTCTACGGCGAGCTGGAGCTGAACCCGGCCGAGGTTTACATTTACCACAACACCAGCACCGCCCGGACCGCGATCATGAGCAACAAGGTGCGCGGCATCGGCACGCCCAATTACCACGTCTATAATAACCTGTTTTACGCCGGGCGCTGGTGGGGCAACACGGGCGAGTCCGTCGACCCCAACTGGACCGGCGATTACAATGTCTTTGTGCGCCAGCCCGACAGCTCTTCGTGGGATGCTTCCAAGGCCTTGGCCGAAAAGCTTTCCATGGATGTCCACAGCCGCTGGGTGGAAGACGACCAGTTGCCGTTCGTCTCACTGGAGCCGCTGGACCTCGCCTTGACTGAGCAAAGCCCGGCTCGCGGTGCGGGCATCGACCTCAAGAGTGTCTTTGGTCGGGACTTGCCCGGCTTCGAAGCGGACATCGCCAATCCAGCGTTACGACCGGATGCCGGCGCGCTGCCCTACGGCCAGCCAATGCCGACGATCCCGCGCCCACGCGCTGGCGAATAG